A region from the Sulfitobacter sp. D7 genome encodes:
- a CDS encoding copper amine oxidase: MLRKTLLGGAAAFALTSGASFAHPLDGFSGEEYQKINEILRAGDLAGDDTLYPLIELIEPPKADVLAWSEGDTLDRRAMVHMSNADNSGFVETIVNLTTGEIESSAPTEGQPMILFNEFANAMTAALEHPDMIAGLEKRGLTPDQVFCLPLTAGNFFSDEDDGTRLMKVPCYVSPEGSNFYAKPIENIYAVVDLQSGKALRVIDEGNVAIPEDGWGYTGEEIEARTPQRAATNPAVLTQEGGPNFTYANGALEWDMWRMRLRVDKRPGPVLSNIDVKDGEEWRTLLYQAHLSEVFVPYMDPSAGLYWRTYMDSGEYGFGLFLTPLVAGIDCPSYATFLPAMIAGDDGQPLEIPDAVCIFERNIGDPAWRHFEVFAQGPDQYTPAEGRPETELVVRTASEVGNYDYLIDYRFKQNGQMEIKIGATGLDGVKGADATSMDDPSAARETEYGTLIAPNLVAANHDHYFNFRLDFDIDQPSNRFMTMDIVPAEVAEDSPRRSLWKVEHNMPRSEAEATYQVSSFKPRYFMLQNPDRKGPLGHKPGYMIHHGSVAYGPFDFENDPPMIRNAYIENSVWNTVHDPEERYAGGKFALQSDGSDTLAQWVKEDAPLQDQDIVTWFTAGFHHVPRTEDWPVMSTEWKTVHIMPHNFFPMNPAITIRDPE; encoded by the coding sequence ATGTTACGTAAAACTCTACTCGGCGGGGCCGCGGCCTTTGCCCTGACCAGTGGGGCGTCATTCGCGCACCCGCTTGATGGTTTTTCCGGTGAGGAATACCAAAAGATCAATGAAATCCTGCGCGCAGGCGATCTGGCCGGGGATGACACGCTCTATCCGCTGATCGAGTTGATCGAGCCGCCCAAGGCTGATGTGCTGGCATGGAGCGAGGGCGACACGCTCGACCGCCGCGCGATGGTGCATATGTCCAACGCCGACAACAGCGGTTTTGTTGAAACCATCGTAAACCTGACCACTGGAGAGATCGAAAGCAGCGCCCCCACCGAAGGCCAGCCGATGATCCTTTTCAACGAGTTCGCCAATGCTATGACCGCCGCACTAGAGCATCCCGACATGATCGCGGGGCTGGAGAAACGCGGGCTGACGCCGGATCAGGTGTTCTGCCTGCCGCTCACTGCGGGCAACTTCTTCTCTGACGAAGACGACGGCACGCGCTTGATGAAAGTGCCTTGCTATGTTTCGCCCGAAGGGTCGAATTTCTATGCCAAGCCGATTGAGAACATCTATGCTGTGGTCGATCTGCAAAGCGGCAAGGCGCTGCGTGTGATCGACGAAGGCAACGTAGCGATCCCCGAGGACGGCTGGGGCTACACCGGCGAGGAGATTGAGGCCCGGACCCCACAACGCGCCGCGACCAATCCCGCCGTGCTGACCCAAGAGGGCGGGCCGAACTTCACCTATGCCAATGGCGCGCTGGAATGGGATATGTGGCGCATGCGCCTGCGGGTCGACAAACGCCCCGGTCCGGTGCTGTCGAACATCGACGTGAAGGATGGCGAGGAGTGGCGCACGCTGCTCTATCAAGCGCATCTGTCCGAAGTTTTTGTGCCCTATATGGACCCAAGCGCTGGGCTCTATTGGCGGACCTATATGGACAGTGGGGAGTACGGCTTTGGCCTGTTCCTGACCCCGCTGGTGGCCGGGATCGACTGCCCCTCTTACGCGACCTTCCTGCCAGCAATGATCGCGGGCGACGATGGCCAGCCGCTGGAGATCCCCGACGCGGTCTGCATATTTGAGCGCAACATCGGTGATCCGGCTTGGCGACACTTTGAGGTCTTTGCCCAAGGCCCCGACCAATACACCCCCGCCGAAGGTCGGCCCGAGACGGAACTGGTCGTGCGTACGGCGTCAGAGGTTGGCAATTACGACTATCTGATCGACTACCGTTTCAAGCAGAACGGCCAGATGGAGATCAAGATCGGTGCCACGGGTCTCGATGGTGTGAAAGGTGCCGATGCGACGTCGATGGATGATCCTTCGGCAGCGCGAGAAACGGAGTATGGCACGCTGATCGCGCCCAATCTGGTGGCGGCGAACCATGACCACTACTTTAACTTCCGGCTCGACTTCGACATCGACCAACCCAGCAACCGCTTCATGACGATGGACATCGTCCCCGCCGAAGTGGCCGAGGACAGCCCGCGCAGGTCCTTGTGGAAGGTTGAGCACAACATGCCCAGATCCGAGGCCGAGGCGACCTATCAGGTGTCTTCGTTCAAACCGCGCTACTTCATGCTGCAAAACCCCGACCGCAAAGGCCCGTTGGGGCACAAGCCGGGCTACATGATCCACCACGGCAGCGTCGCCTATGGGCCTTTCGACTTTGAGAACGACCCCCCGATGATCCGCAACGCCTATATCGAGAATTCGGTTTGGAACACGGTGCATGATCCTGAGGAACGATATGCGGGCGGTAAGTTTGCTTTGCAAAGCGACGGCTCAGACACGCTGGCGCAATGGGTCAAAGAAGACGCGCCATTACAGGATCAGGACATCGTGACGTGGTTCACGGCAGGCTTCCACCATGTGCCCCGCACCGAGGATTGGCCTGTGATGTCGACCGAATGGAAGACCGTGCATATCATGCCGCATAACTTCTTCCCGATGAACCCGGCGATCACGATCCGCGATCCTGAATAA
- a CDS encoding aldehyde dehydrogenase family protein, whose amino-acid sequence MKDTIDSIGLIAGGTRVETGARFPVANPGTGGQAGTAPDAGQAELDRAVAAAKAAFPSWSATSDEERAAACNAVADTLEAHAEELAQLITAEQGKPLGGIGSQWELGGAVAWARYTASLSLPMEVLQDTPEGRVEMYRKPLGVVGSITPWNFPVLIAVWHILPALRSGNTVVSKPSPMTPLASLRMIELMNEILPAGVVNSVSAADGAFNMGAAMSAHEDIAKIVFTGSCGTGQKVMQSSAETMKRLTLEMGGNDAGIVLPDADPQAIAEGLFWGAFINNGQTCAAMKRLYVHDDIHDAVCDALVAYARNIKVGEGTQEDSVLGPVQNRMQFDKLSRLVAQAKERGQVLLGGEPGEGLFYPPTIIAGMRADDPLVYEEQFGPALPIIRYSDLDDALAQANALDVGLGGSVWSSDKAAAKEVAKRMECGSVWINSHGMIQPNAPFGGVKKSGFGVEFGEEGLKEYTDIQVIFA is encoded by the coding sequence ATGAAAGACACCATCGATAGCATCGGCCTGATCGCGGGCGGTACGCGGGTTGAAACGGGCGCGCGTTTCCCCGTGGCCAATCCCGGCACGGGCGGCCAAGCAGGCACGGCGCCGGATGCCGGTCAGGCAGAATTAGACCGGGCGGTTGCTGCGGCGAAGGCGGCATTCCCAAGCTGGTCCGCTACCTCTGACGAAGAGCGCGCCGCCGCCTGCAATGCCGTGGCTGACACGCTCGAGGCGCATGCTGAGGAATTGGCGCAGTTGATTACTGCAGAACAGGGCAAACCCTTGGGTGGCATCGGTTCGCAATGGGAGTTGGGCGGCGCGGTCGCTTGGGCGCGCTATACCGCGAGCCTGTCGCTGCCGATGGAAGTGCTGCAAGACACACCCGAAGGCCGGGTCGAGATGTACCGCAAGCCGCTGGGCGTGGTGGGGTCGATCACCCCTTGGAACTTCCCCGTGCTGATCGCGGTCTGGCACATTTTGCCCGCGCTGCGCAGTGGCAATACGGTGGTCAGCAAACCGTCCCCGATGACACCGCTCGCGTCACTGCGCATGATTGAGTTGATGAACGAAATACTGCCAGCAGGCGTGGTTAATTCAGTGAGCGCCGCCGATGGTGCATTTAACATGGGCGCGGCCATGTCCGCGCATGAGGATATCGCCAAGATCGTCTTCACCGGCTCCTGCGGGACGGGCCAGAAGGTCATGCAATCCAGCGCCGAGACGATGAAGCGTCTGACCCTTGAGATGGGCGGCAATGACGCGGGCATCGTCCTGCCCGATGCCGATCCACAGGCGATTGCCGAAGGGCTGTTCTGGGGGGCGTTCATCAACAACGGTCAGACCTGCGCCGCGATGAAGCGGCTTTATGTCCACGACGATATCCACGATGCGGTCTGCGACGCGCTGGTCGCCTATGCACGCAACATCAAAGTGGGCGAAGGCACGCAGGAGGACAGCGTTCTTGGCCCCGTACAGAACCGGATGCAATTCGACAAACTCTCGCGTTTGGTGGCGCAGGCCAAAGAGCGCGGGCAGGTGCTGCTTGGCGGAGAGCCGGGCGAGGGGCTGTTCTACCCACCGACGATCATCGCCGGGATGCGCGCCGACGATCCGCTGGTCTACGAAGAGCAATTCGGCCCCGCGCTGCCGATCATTCGCTATAGTGATCTGGACGATGCGCTGGCGCAGGCCAATGCGCTGGACGTGGGCCTTGGTGGGTCTGTCTGGTCGTCAGACAAGGCGGCGGCCAAGGAGGTGGCGAAACGGATGGAATGCGGCTCGGTCTGGATCAACAGCCATGGCATGATCCAACCCAACGCGCCCTTCGGGGGCGTCAAGAAGTCAGGCTTCGGCGTCGAGTTCGGCGAAGAAGGGCTGAAAGAATACACCGACATTCAGGTAATTTTCGCCTGA
- a CDS encoding helix-turn-helix domain-containing protein has translation MKALSRISTRSTPIEVLRDDILQICGAFEVEPARRDGPSHGRARKRGMGGFEAALVSLDAQEAARTQTCIRRDPGEYFFMLVQDVGECVVHQSGASTLLRPGDMFIVDATRPSKFVYDGQLAHQISVHLPRDEMIGRFGAICDGGVAIDRNDPLWLALRAVLYKMLHCPPEAGLQLSEAFYGLMGAYFHERRSQTLDARGQVMERALQLMTRHYRDPQFGPSALALHLGVSLRSLQRYFEPLGETPGQRLLHLRLTQAHAELSRRGGKEVSVTDCAYGCGFNDLSHFYRAFRQRYGMTPGAVVAEVRNGGAIVQ, from the coding sequence GTGAAAGCACTGAGCCGAATCTCGACAAGGTCCACGCCCATCGAAGTGCTACGCGACGATATTCTGCAAATCTGCGGTGCGTTCGAGGTGGAACCCGCGCGCCGCGATGGGCCATCTCATGGTCGGGCGCGCAAGCGGGGGATGGGCGGCTTTGAGGCCGCACTGGTCTCGCTCGACGCTCAGGAAGCAGCCCGGACACAGACCTGCATTCGGCGCGATCCGGGCGAATATTTCTTTATGCTGGTACAGGATGTCGGCGAATGCGTGGTGCATCAAAGCGGCGCATCCACCCTCTTGCGGCCCGGTGACATGTTCATCGTCGACGCGACGCGCCCATCGAAATTTGTTTATGACGGGCAGTTGGCGCATCAAATTTCAGTGCATCTTCCGCGGGATGAGATGATCGGCAGGTTCGGCGCTATCTGTGATGGCGGTGTGGCGATTGACCGCAATGATCCGCTGTGGCTGGCGCTGCGGGCAGTGCTCTACAAGATGTTGCACTGCCCGCCCGAGGCAGGGTTACAGTTAAGCGAGGCGTTCTATGGGCTGATGGGGGCCTATTTCCACGAGCGGCGCAGCCAGACCTTGGATGCACGCGGGCAGGTCATGGAGCGCGCTCTGCAACTCATGACCCGCCACTACCGCGACCCTCAGTTCGGGCCGAGCGCTTTGGCGCTGCATTTGGGCGTATCGCTGCGCAGCCTGCAACGCTATTTCGAACCCTTGGGCGAAACGCCGGGTCAACGTCTGCTGCACCTGCGTTTGACCCAAGCGCACGCCGAACTCTCTCGCCGCGGGGGCAAAGAGGTCTCTGTCACCGACTGCGCCTATGGCTGCGGCTTTAACGATCTGTCGCATTTCTACCGTGCGTTCCGGCAGCGTTACGGCATGACCCCCGGTGCCGTTGTCGCAGAAGTCCGCAACGGTGGCGCGATCGTCCAATAG
- a CDS encoding RcnB family protein, whose amino-acid sequence MQNRVKKCATVVLLAATTVAFVPMTAMADRAEFQHSRVDRGAKVKVVKQQRHRHAVGQRLRKQDVVVVKNWRARGLSRPGRNEVYVVDGNDIYLAAAATLLVKALVN is encoded by the coding sequence ATGCAAAACCGGGTGAAAAAATGCGCGACTGTCGTGCTATTGGCAGCCACCACAGTGGCCTTCGTGCCGATGACGGCAATGGCCGACAGAGCGGAGTTTCAACACAGCCGAGTTGATCGCGGCGCCAAGGTGAAGGTGGTGAAACAGCAGCGCCATCGGCATGCGGTTGGCCAGCGTCTCCGCAAGCAGGATGTCGTCGTCGTCAAGAACTGGCGCGCCCGCGGCCTTTCGCGCCCGGGCCGGAATGAAGTCTATGTCGTCGATGGCAATGATATTTACCTTGCGGCCGCAGCGACGTTGTTGGTCAAGGCCCTCGTAAACTGA
- a CDS encoding efflux RND transporter permease subunit has product MSFEKKAHKAGFADVFVARPIFGIVLNLLIIIAGLAAYTSVDIREMPDVDQPVLSVRTDYEGAVPSTVDTEVTQVLEDALSALDGMSYIESTSSMGSSRITIDLSDGTDVNVAANEAREIVSGALRSLPDDIEDPSVSKSDSNADAIIRLALLGDASLDTLTQLAEGAVYERLSLIDGIAEVTLRGDRANEFRVAVSMPSLLSRGLTIFDVSTALAQLRDDTALGSLSSETQTLSLRVGSKDVTVETINQLPINDTTQVADIAFVQLAPEDANVYTRVNGETAIGLDITRQSVGNTLEISRDVGTAVEELQAQLPEGVQLLVTSNDGIFIEGSINEVVKSILMATGIVVVVIFLFLRSPRATLIPAVTIPVALIGTLAAIWLTGFSVNTISLLALVLATGMVVDDAIVVVENIVRKRKSGMGAFAAAASGTNEVFFAVISTTATLAAVFIPISFLPGQAGGVFSEFGFVLAFAVTLSSITALTLAPVLSALLDPGKTLGDAEAATPGALARGFDRVMDFAIRTPLLVLSIAIGFAMIAVGAAMTLPSTVTPEEDRGFFLVQARGASDTTIDYLDTQISMVEDILAPYRESGQIETVQSIIGVGGGTSAFIVVRLPDWAERDFAQQELIAQISGQLSAVPGVQVSARSTNSLNIRGAGGGLSFAVTGTNLAEMTEAADRLTAAMAQDATFLNPQLSNNSVTAQLEVTVDDSAAGDMGLNSSDVSSLVRAMVQGDVAVSVFSDDVEVDVNVVPGGPPIDDPSDIASMSIRLDSGAYVPLSAVASLETVVSDAQIERLGGALSVAMQANLGEGVDLSTAMDRVLTLSEEVLPDGMGITFTGEAATLDGSQSGIYMVFGVALIVVLLVLAAQFESFASAVVIMMTVPFGMAAALLAISMTGGSLNYYSQIGLVMLIGVMAKNGILIVEFANQLREAGEDIDSAIRSALRLRIRPVMMTMVSTVFGGLPLIVTSGAGAEARIAVGWVIVGGLGFATVFTLFLTPIFYRWITVWGATPGGSAHRLKAEVEATASV; this is encoded by the coding sequence ATGAGTTTCGAGAAAAAAGCGCACAAGGCCGGTTTCGCGGATGTTTTCGTGGCGCGTCCCATCTTCGGGATCGTGCTGAACCTGCTGATCATCATCGCCGGGCTGGCGGCCTATACCAGTGTCGACATCCGCGAGATGCCAGATGTGGACCAGCCCGTGCTTTCTGTCAGAACCGACTACGAAGGTGCGGTGCCAAGCACGGTAGACACCGAAGTGACACAAGTCCTCGAAGACGCGCTCAGCGCGCTTGATGGCATGTCCTATATCGAATCCACGTCGAGCATGGGGTCGAGCCGGATCACCATTGACCTGTCGGATGGCACCGACGTCAACGTTGCTGCCAATGAGGCGCGCGAGATCGTATCGGGCGCCTTGCGGTCCTTGCCCGACGATATCGAAGACCCCAGCGTCAGCAAAAGCGACAGCAATGCGGATGCGATCATTCGCCTTGCGCTGCTTGGCGATGCCAGCCTCGACACGCTGACCCAACTGGCGGAAGGGGCTGTCTATGAACGGCTTTCCCTGATCGATGGCATTGCCGAGGTGACCCTGCGCGGTGACCGTGCCAATGAGTTCCGCGTGGCGGTGAGCATGCCGTCTTTGCTGAGCCGGGGGTTGACCATCTTTGATGTCTCCACAGCACTCGCGCAGCTGCGCGACGACACCGCACTGGGCTCGCTTTCCAGCGAAACGCAGACCCTCTCGCTCAGGGTGGGCAGCAAGGATGTCACCGTCGAGACCATCAACCAATTGCCGATCAATGACACGACCCAGGTCGCGGATATCGCCTTTGTGCAACTGGCGCCCGAAGACGCCAACGTCTATACCCGCGTGAATGGTGAGACAGCCATCGGTCTGGATATCACCCGGCAATCGGTTGGCAACACGCTGGAAATCTCGCGCGATGTGGGCACCGCAGTCGAGGAATTGCAGGCGCAACTTCCCGAAGGCGTGCAACTGTTGGTCACCTCGAACGACGGTATCTTCATCGAAGGGTCGATCAACGAGGTCGTCAAATCCATCCTCATGGCGACCGGCATCGTGGTGGTCGTGATCTTTCTGTTCCTGCGCTCCCCACGGGCCACGCTGATCCCCGCGGTTACGATCCCCGTGGCTTTGATCGGGACGCTTGCCGCGATCTGGCTTACGGGGTTTTCGGTCAACACGATCAGCCTTCTGGCGCTGGTATTGGCGACGGGGATGGTTGTCGATGATGCCATCGTCGTGGTCGAGAATATCGTGCGCAAGCGCAAGTCCGGCATGGGAGCTTTTGCCGCCGCGGCCTCGGGCACGAACGAGGTATTCTTCGCCGTGATCTCCACCACCGCCACGCTTGCCGCCGTTTTCATTCCGATTTCCTTCCTGCCGGGGCAGGCGGGGGGCGTCTTTTCTGAATTCGGCTTCGTGCTGGCCTTTGCCGTTACCCTGTCGTCGATCACGGCGCTCACCCTTGCGCCCGTCCTGTCGGCTCTCTTGGACCCGGGCAAAACCTTGGGCGACGCAGAAGCCGCCACGCCGGGCGCATTGGCGCGCGGCTTTGACCGGGTGATGGATTTCGCCATCCGCACGCCGCTGCTGGTTCTGTCGATCGCCATAGGCTTTGCCATGATCGCCGTGGGGGCCGCGATGACATTGCCTTCCACCGTCACGCCAGAGGAAGACCGAGGCTTCTTTCTCGTACAGGCACGCGGTGCATCGGACACGACGATCGATTACCTCGATACGCAGATCTCGATGGTCGAAGACATCCTCGCCCCGTATCGAGAGAGCGGGCAGATCGAGACCGTGCAAAGCATTATTGGCGTCGGCGGCGGCACCAGTGCGTTCATCGTCGTCCGCCTGCCGGATTGGGCCGAGCGTGACTTTGCCCAGCAGGAGTTGATCGCGCAGATCAGTGGCCAGTTGTCTGCGGTCCCCGGCGTGCAGGTGAGCGCACGGTCGACCAACAGCCTTAACATTCGTGGCGCGGGTGGCGGGCTGAGTTTCGCGGTGACCGGCACCAATCTGGCTGAAATGACCGAAGCCGCAGACAGGCTCACGGCGGCGATGGCCCAGGATGCGACTTTTCTGAACCCGCAACTGTCCAACAACAGCGTGACCGCGCAATTGGAAGTCACGGTAGACGACAGCGCCGCTGGCGATATGGGGCTCAACAGTTCCGATGTCTCCTCCCTCGTGCGCGCCATGGTTCAGGGCGATGTGGCAGTCAGCGTCTTTTCGGATGATGTCGAAGTGGATGTGAACGTCGTCCCCGGTGGCCCGCCGATTGACGATCCGTCTGACATCGCCTCCATGTCCATCCGCCTCGACAGTGGCGCCTATGTACCGCTGTCCGCGGTTGCCTCGCTCGAGACGGTGGTAAGCGACGCGCAGATCGAGCGTTTGGGCGGAGCGCTGTCCGTCGCAATGCAGGCGAACCTTGGCGAAGGTGTCGATCTGTCCACCGCGATGGACCGGGTGCTGACACTTTCCGAAGAGGTTTTGCCCGATGGGATGGGCATCACCTTCACCGGAGAGGCCGCGACGCTCGACGGCTCCCAAAGCGGTATCTACATGGTTTTCGGCGTCGCGCTGATCGTGGTGCTTCTGGTGCTGGCCGCCCAGTTCGAGAGCTTTGCCAGTGCGGTGGTGATCATGATGACAGTGCCCTTCGGGATGGCTGCCGCATTGCTGGCGATATCGATGACGGGCGGATCGCTGAACTACTACAGCCAGATCGGCCTTGTGATGCTGATCGGGGTCATGGCCAAGAACGGTATTCTGATCGTCGAATTTGCCAATCAGCTGCGCGAAGCAGGCGAAGACATCGACAGCGCCATCCGAAGCGCGCTGCGCCTGCGCATCCGGCCCGTGATGATGACGATGGTGTCGACTGTTTTCGGGGGCCTGCCGCTGATCGTGACCTCTGGCGCGGGCGCGGAGGCCCGGATCGCCGTGGGCTGGGTGATCGTCGGCGGTTTGGGCTTTGCCACCGTGTTCACCTTGTTTCTCACGCCGATTTTCTACCGCTGGATCACGGTCTGGGGCGCAACCCCCGGAGGGTCTGCGCATAGATTGAAAGCCGAGGTGGAGGCGACCGCAAGCGTGTAG
- a CDS encoding efflux RND transporter periplasmic adaptor subunit, translated as MKRLIYAVVSIVIIAGAYGIAFGVPDEVAQLWGGSVTQTDDAPQNARPGRRGGQGRATTVVLTPLEARAYTLVLRTVGSAVSLRQTEVTATDAGEVVETALAANTMVEKGDVLLKLDDRTERLALEIAEANRDQAQDTVTRYEGLRSNGSSVVTDVSLSEARVALRLAEANVGLAQVALDDRTIKAPISGRLGLSDISLGDRLSSGEAIVTIDDTTRLLATFEVPERSIGLLAEGKPVLVSTPTYAGRIFEGTITAFDSRLDSVTRSATVEAEIENPEGLLLAGMTFAIRMTEETDPLPVVPATAITWDRSGAGIWVADEGSTARVPVTIRYREGDQVWVETEAPLGAQIVAEGAAKLREGAQVSAAGARGGPDA; from the coding sequence TTGAAAAGATTAATCTACGCCGTCGTCTCCATCGTCATCATTGCAGGCGCATATGGCATCGCATTCGGCGTGCCCGATGAGGTTGCGCAGCTTTGGGGCGGCAGTGTCACCCAGACGGATGATGCGCCTCAGAACGCGCGGCCCGGGCGGCGCGGCGGGCAAGGACGGGCGACAACCGTTGTGCTGACGCCGCTGGAGGCGCGCGCATATACGCTCGTCCTGCGCACGGTGGGCAGCGCGGTGTCCCTTCGCCAGACGGAAGTGACCGCAACCGATGCGGGCGAGGTGGTCGAAACCGCGCTTGCCGCCAATACGATGGTGGAAAAGGGCGATGTCTTGCTGAAACTGGACGACCGCACCGAACGGCTGGCGCTAGAAATCGCCGAGGCCAACCGCGATCAGGCGCAGGACACCGTTACCCGCTATGAGGGGCTGCGCAGCAACGGCAGTTCCGTGGTCACCGACGTAAGCCTTTCCGAAGCGCGGGTCGCCTTGCGCTTGGCCGAAGCCAATGTGGGGCTGGCCCAAGTGGCGTTGGATGACCGCACGATCAAAGCGCCGATCTCTGGCCGTTTGGGGCTGAGCGATATTAGTCTGGGCGATCGCTTGTCGAGCGGGGAGGCCATCGTGACCATCGACGACACCACCCGCCTGCTTGCCACATTCGAAGTGCCAGAACGCTCCATCGGTCTTTTGGCCGAGGGCAAACCGGTTCTCGTCTCCACGCCCACCTATGCGGGGCGCATTTTCGAGGGGACGATCACCGCCTTTGACAGCCGTCTCGACAGCGTGACCCGCAGTGCGACGGTAGAGGCCGAGATCGAGAACCCCGAGGGGCTGCTGCTTGCCGGTATGACCTTTGCCATCCGCATGACCGAAGAGACCGACCCGCTGCCCGTTGTGCCTGCAACCGCCATCACATGGGATCGAAGCGGCGCGGGCATCTGGGTCGCCGATGAGGGCAGCACCGCCCGTGTCCCTGTCACCATCCGCTACCGCGAGGGTGATCAGGTCTGGGTCGAAACCGAAGCCCCCTTGGGCGCGCAGATCGTGGCCGAGGGCGCGGCGAAGCTGCGTGAAGGCGCGCAGGTTAGCGCCGCTGGCGCGCGCGGGGGGCCAGACGCATGA
- a CDS encoding MarR family winged helix-turn-helix transcriptional regulator, giving the protein MRFDTVKLHYLLHAATLVEEKLRHRLSEIGISPRQARVIDALARMGAVSQITLAREFAITPASMSTMTARLIAADIITRKVDPTEVRSNIVELTPRGRALLADIHAAWRDIDTLIAETLGAEDAAAHATLNRRLRDRLGGKVPGLASDNTHK; this is encoded by the coding sequence ATGCGGTTCGACACAGTAAAATTACATTATCTGCTCCATGCAGCCACTCTGGTGGAGGAAAAGCTGCGCCACCGACTTTCCGAAATCGGCATATCGCCCCGTCAGGCCCGCGTGATCGACGCACTTGCCCGAATGGGCGCCGTTTCGCAAATCACCCTCGCCCGCGAGTTCGCCATTACACCCGCCAGCATGAGCACCATGACCGCGCGGCTGATCGCGGCAGACATCATCACCCGCAAAGTCGATCCGACCGAAGTGCGCAGCAATATCGTGGAACTGACACCGCGCGGGCGCGCGTTGCTGGCAGATATCCATGCCGCTTGGCGCGATATCGACACGCTGATCGCTGAGACACTGGGCGCGGAGGATGCCGCCGCGCACGCCACGCTCAATCGCCGCCTCCGAGACCGCCTTGGCGGCAAGGTGCCCGGCTTGGCGTCCGACAACACTCACAAGTAA
- a CDS encoding YHYH protein, with product MRFLRSCAICAVFTPAAAFAHPDAHSVADAALVSPAEIVDCTLETGETAQCARYVVKYLPDDLEIGPFCPATLEDKGGIWHWDGDEAGLYRIDGDFLRMLDAQGYTFFNADGEVYSFDIRIEGPTEAHECIQGSVDPDVEMTVLIPTNPVMADEPTSLGTVAKVGIGLDGVPIFADAPSVLETGHMPALDTCGGHVDPGGWYHWHATATDVNAIYDSEGVDAECVNVAQDQTAQFGYAFDGFAMFGPLNHDGSLPDDLDDCGGHVGLTETDGEAEYHYHAGNTFPNLPACLAGVVAQDNFATNAANGIGSANAGGGPGGPGGGPDFDAVAETLNVDAETLRQAMEDAGGRGADLAKVAEALGVDEDALRAAMPAPPQQ from the coding sequence ATGAGATTTCTACGTTCCTGCGCAATCTGCGCAGTTTTCACACCGGCAGCCGCGTTTGCGCACCCCGACGCGCATTCGGTGGCGGATGCCGCGCTGGTCAGCCCCGCCGAGATCGTGGATTGCACGCTCGAGACCGGAGAGACTGCACAATGCGCGCGCTATGTGGTGAAATATCTGCCCGACGACCTTGAGATCGGTCCGTTCTGTCCGGCGACCTTGGAGGACAAGGGCGGCATTTGGCACTGGGACGGCGATGAGGCGGGGCTCTACCGGATTGACGGCGATTTCCTGCGGATGCTGGACGCGCAGGGCTACACCTTCTTCAACGCAGACGGAGAGGTCTATTCTTTCGACATTCGCATCGAAGGGCCGACCGAGGCGCATGAGTGCATCCAAGGTTCGGTCGATCCCGATGTCGAAATGACGGTCCTCATTCCGACGAACCCGGTGATGGCGGATGAGCCGACCAGCCTTGGCACTGTTGCAAAGGTCGGCATCGGGTTGGACGGCGTCCCGATCTTCGCCGACGCCCCTTCGGTGCTGGAAACCGGGCATATGCCCGCGCTCGATACCTGCGGCGGCCATGTCGACCCGGGCGGCTGGTACCACTGGCATGCGACCGCTACGGATGTGAACGCGATCTATGACTCCGAAGGCGTCGATGCGGAATGTGTGAACGTCGCTCAGGATCAGACGGCACAGTTTGGCTATGCCTTTGACGGGTTCGCGATGTTTGGCCCGCTGAACCACGACGGTTCCCTTCCCGATGATCTGGATGACTGCGGCGGCCATGTCGGCCTGACCGAAACGGACGGAGAGGCCGAGTATCACTATCACGCGGGCAACACCTTTCCGAACCTGCCTGCCTGTCTGGCAGGCGTGGTCGCGCAGGACAACTTCGCGACCAATGCGGCAAACGGCATCGGGTCTGCGAATGCTGGCGGTGGTCCCGGCGGGCCGGGCGGAGGCCCAGACTTTGACGCGGTTGCCGAGACCCTCAACGTGGATGCCGAAACCCTGCGACAGGCCATGGAAGACGCAGGCGGGCGTGGCGCCGATCTGGCCAAGGTCGCAGAGGCTTTGGGGGTCGATGAAGACGCCCTGCGTGCAGCCATGCCCGCGCCTCCGCAACAGTGA